The Polyodon spathula isolate WHYD16114869_AA chromosome 45, ASM1765450v1, whole genome shotgun sequence region CCCTCACCACTGCCGCGGGAGCAGAgacatgctgggagctgtagtcctagccagggcTGTACCAATCACATGACCTATCGTAATAGAGGTCCACAAGCTTaaaggactacagctcccagcagccCTCGCCACGTCCACTGGGTGCAGAGGcgtgctgggagctgtagtcctagccagggcTGTACCATTCACAtgatgtatcgtaatagaggGCCATAAGtctaaagaactacagctcccagcatgcttCACCATGGCagggggatgggggtgggggggcgcagaggcatgctgggagctgtagtcctagccagggcTGTACCATTTCCATGATGTATTGTAATAGAGGGCCGCAAGtctaaagaactacagctcccagcatgcctcaccacGGCAGCGGGAGCAGAGGcacgctgggagctgtagtcccgGCAGGGCTCAAGCTGACGGGAGggatctctctctctgtttcagcGGCGCTACAGGGAGTCGGACTGCAGCTTCCAGGAGCTGCTGCTGCCGGACGGATACAGCATCTTCCTGTCGGCGCGACACTCCGCAGTCGTCTCCCTCGGCGCCGTGCGCCACCGGCACCACTCCCCCGGGACgcggctcccccctctctccaAGTTCCTCCCAGTCCTCAGCCTGCTCCCTCCTCAGCCCCAGGCTGGAGAATTCGAGGCCCTGGCGCTGCAGGGGTTAATCGCGCCCGGCTTGGACCTGGATTCCGAGGATCCCTTCGGGATGTCCTGGGAGGCCGGCCTGCTGAACCCCAGTTTCATCAGCAAGAAATAGGCAACTGACGCCATTGTGGCTCAAACACGGAGCCGGCTGGCCGTTTGGAAACTATGGAGAAATTGGAGCCGGGATGGCTGCCAGGGCGTCCAGGTTCTTGAGTTGAAACTCGTTCTGCTGGAGTTGAGCTGAGCCGAGCCGAACCGAGCCGAGCTGAACAGGGTTAGGAAACTGGCGCCATTGTGGCTCAGCCACGGAGCCGGCTGCCTGATTGGAAGCTATGGAGAAATTGGAGCCAACATGGCGGACGCAGGGTGCAGTTTCCTGCAGGCACTTCTCCAGTCTTCCTCTTCCTCTATTGCAattaatatgggggggggggggggggggggggggggggggtttgtttggGGACGCAGCTGGGGTATTGGGGGCTATGTAGAgcctggagccaagatggccgACATAGGGTACAGTTTCCTATTGCCTGACTCTGACGGGCCTCAGCTCGTATTGCAAGCTATTAAGAGCCTGGAGGCCAAGATTGGCGACATAGGGTACAGTTTTCCTATTATGCCGTTTTTCCTATGGAAGAAAACACAAAGAGGCTATATATCTGCAAAGGTCAACGGGACACTTGTTGTGGCCACATCTCTAAAAGAAAC contains the following coding sequences:
- the LOC121305988 gene encoding fibroblast growth factor 21-like, which translates into the protein MTLPGSGASPLRLRRDSSPLLLHGDQVRLRHLYTANERTALHLQIDPEGSVSGSAEQNAYTLLEIRSVQPGVTVIRGLSSAQYLCMDHSGRLHGARRYRESDCSFQELLLPDGYSIFLSARHSAVVSLGAVRHRHHSPGTRLPPLSKFLPVLSLLPPQPQAGEFEALALQGLIAPGLDLDSEDPFGMSWEAGLLNPSFISKK